The Penicillium oxalicum strain HP7-1 chromosome V, whole genome shotgun sequence genomic interval CCGGCTGGACTTTTTGTACATGGAAAATCGTGAGTTATGGTTGGTGGGTTGGAGGTACATTGCAAACCTGGGCATGAAAGGAACGTGGAGAACCGCGTATGAGTGGGCAAAACTTTTACTGAGTCTGAATGACTCCGATCCCTATTGCATGAAACTTATTATAGACCACCTGGCACTGCGGGGTCGGGAATATGGTCAATTTGTGGATCTCTGCACTCAAACGCGATTTAGTCGTGACTGGGCTGAGCTTCCAAACATTCAATGCTCATTGGTCATGGCGTATCTGCGCTTGAGCAAGCCTCAGGAATGTCGCCGTCAGCTTCACCACGCCATGTCTCGTTGGCCATGGGTGTTCAATCGAATGGCTCAGGAGTTAGATCTTCAGCACATTCCGAAGCAGATTTGGGGCAAGATGCCCCCCACTGCATCTCATGAGCTTCTGACCGAGCTATACATTGTCCGTTCCAAGGATCTCTGGAACACACCGGAGGCTGTCTCGCTCATTGTGGAGGTTGCCGACACGCTGTCGGATGAACCACACTCTATAGAACCTCCAGAGATCACGTTGGATATGGCTCGTCATGTCGTGCTCTCCGACATTCCCAAGGTGACCACTCACCTTCCCACTCGTTTCGTTTCGGGTCGCATGTCTGCATCTGATCCCTTGCCCCCCTATGATTCAGACGCCTACCGCCAACAGAGCGATCCGACCCCATCCTATCTCGCCCAGGTTCCACAGGCTGGCCAGCCCCAATGGCTCCGCGATTTCATGGGACAACTGCAGAATGGCGGTGGCATTCGATTCCCTTGGCTGCAACGCGGTGACATGGAgggagacgaggaagaaattgcggGAGACGGCGGGAACGTCGACGGTGGTGGTCCCGGGAATCCGTCCTCGGAAGGCCGAGCCCGCCCCTTGGCTGTCGACCAGCAAGTCATCGAGCAATGGCTTGTGAATGACGGTCTCGAGGCCTTGgagatcttcttccaccGAAATGGAGTTGATCGCGGGAACTGGGGGGACGTCGTGGATTATAGTCCACTCACCGAGTATCTCGAGGCTCTTGAGCAGATCCAGCCAGAAACTTCTCGACTGCCCATTCTACACGGAATTGTCCAGGAGGTGATTGGAGAGATTGCGGTCTCCGTCctggaggatgagctggaaatgatggaagaggagcggGCTGCTGAGGACGAATAGTTGCTATCTCAGGTGCAATATCCGCCATGTTGAAATCCTCATGTATATTTAGGACGAGGGACCAAAGCGGTGATATCGAGTCAGCCAAGCTGCAGACGGTGCACGAATACAAGCATGGTGTGGATATCAAGTTTGTGTCGGCCCTTTCTGCCAACGTGTAGTACTATAGATAGTTGATCTTTCGCAGAAGTAGATAGGGTGGAGAAACAGTGGAGGTGGATGCTTCAAGCTGGATTCAAGGTAGACTCCGGTTCACGTGGAATTCGTCCGCGACTGAACATACCTACCTTGTTTCTGGTATCTCGTCCTATTTCAGGCATCCGTGACTTTTCTGATAGCTTACCTATGATCGATCACGTTTTGACAAAGAGTGATGTGAATATCGATGCTTCCAAGCCAAGACGAACGTCCGTCCaatcctttttttgcttGGGCGCAAGGGCTCTTAAGCCCGACAGTCGAGGGCGGAAGGCGGTCAGACATGCGCTCATACATTGACGTCTGCCGCGGTGTCCACTCGTGCTCCATCCAAGTCTTGGTTTGAAGTTTCGGGAGCATGGATGTGTCAGTCGGATAATCAAACTTTTAATCAATGCCCGAGCTACGAATGTTTGTAGTTATTTAGTCAAGTGTTCAAAGTCAGTACGGCTCTGCTGGATGGCCAGGTCTTTTTGGGGTGTTGGTTGGAAATTTTACCATTCACCCAGGAACTAGGTTGATGTTTATTGGTAGGTTGTACCTACGGGCCAGGTGgattctgttttttttgaattgACGATTCCATAAATATATGTTTATGTAGCTATGGACCTCCCAAGATATCTGCCCTACACCAGTGATATAGTAGATAGTGCTGGTTAAGTAATTATGTTTCGGGCTCAATCAATTGGATCAGGAGCATCCTGATATGATACGAATGATGGTATAGCGTAAATGATATAGAAATAAAGTTGGGCCATACACATGTACACCTATTTCAATACCCACGCGATTAGGCCAGGGGATTATTGTTGACGTGATAGGTAAAGGGAGACATCCGGGCCATTCTCCACTCACGCGCGGCCAAAATATAGATTTAGAGACGGTCAGGGTTTCCCGCGGGCAGAGACATCAAAGGCAATGACCCAATCTGGATGGCGGTCTGGACGTCTTAGGAGCCATGGTGGAAGTTGTCGTCATCGGTTGATATCGATCAAACATAAAGAAGCTCGAAGTCGCATCATCCAGTATTAACTGCGCTCCCCGAAATGCGGTGTCGCAGGTACCACtctccctccatcttctGCCACAAATTGACCGCGTTCTCACATCGGAGAGAGCGCACGTTATCGCAGCATAGTGGGGTCAACTGTGCTTGACCGGCCCGAGATCTAGAACCCGAGAGTCACCAGGAGCAGCTTCATCTAGTCAGCCATCCAGTTGGAAATAATCTCAGCAAGCCCCATTACTATCAGCAGCAGCTGTACCTGATATCAAACCTGAGGGTTTCTTTTCACCTTCTCTCCAAGGTCATCTCTTTGTTTCAGTATCCAGTGTTTCAGGTAGTGATCGACTGTCTGGTGTCCAATCTTGATGTCTCAATATTCGCCGGAGTGCACAATGAGAACAATCCCACTTGTGCACAAGCAGAATCCATGTCCGAACGCCCTCGAGGCGGGTGGGTGTCTCCCGACCGTACCGAGTACTTCGTGACCATGTACCGATCTAGTCACTGCCCCTACCAGTAATGTGAGGTCAGGGAGAGGCTGACTCATTTGGGGCGGGTACCGGGCACCGCCTGATACCCAGCCGGAGTTGGGAGGGTAGTCTGATGCAGGCCCAAGCGGCCTCCGTTCTCACGCCGATGCAACACTAATTtagtcttttcttttgttggCTTATCTTTCCCATGTCcattttttcttcctctctaTCTCTCACACATAGAAGCACTTTTACATCCATTTTTGCTGTGTGAAACTCCATCTTCAGGTTGGACACAGGATTGTTGCGctttgttttgattttggaCTACGCAGAGTCTCTTGGATTGACCGCGTCTACTTGTGCTCTACACGCTTTATCAGCGTACCTGCAAGACCCTCTCGGAGGCGACCCGCAAATCCATTCCGTCATTGGACCTCCGATCGCGTTTTTCCGCCCAGCGCATCCGCCTTGAGCTTCAACGTTGCCCTGTGCAGAAACTGCACCGGTGCACCCGATACAATGGCGCTCGCAGAAATCGTGAGCAGAATGGTGTCGCAGGAGGCAGTCCCTCTGACATCGCGAGAGGCAGCTTCAGGCTTGCTAGGCTCGGTGTCGATGACCTGCTGGATTTTTTTGCTGGTACGACttgtttccccctccccccgcaATCGCACCGACCGCTCGTACTCTCGTACCGGCGCAGACACGGGACGTGGAAGATGGTCTTGCCCTCACATTCCAACActgaaagaggggggagagaaggaaaattCAGATATCATGTTTCTCAAGCCAAGTGGTGGGACAAATGGTCTAATGCGACTGGCGCACTGACTCGACTTCATCGCAGGTCCCGCAATTGATCGAAAATTACCGCAATGGCAATGCAGAGGCGATCTCCTTGTTGTTTGTCTTTGTCTGGTTCATCGGCGATATTGCGAATCTGCTCGGTGGCGTACTAGCAGGTCTGGTCCCCGTCATCGTCGCGATCGCAGTGTATTTCTGTATCGCCGATGGCGTCCTTATTGCCCAATGTGTTTACTACAAAGCGCGCAATGCGCGCCGCGATAGCCTTCTCCGACGCCGGCGCTCGTCCACCGAGACCGCAGACCCCACGACCCCACTGCTTGGTCGCCGATTTAGTGATGCGGTGTCGCCTCACACCCGACGCAGGTCTTCGGGCTCGATGCGCGGCCACCCGGGAGTCGGTCGGCACGAGAGCCAGGCCGAAGATCCACTGGCCAAGATTGTTGAGGAGAATGAGTTTGGACGCAAGGCATGGGTCAAGAACGTGATCAGTGTACTTGGTATCTTTGTGGTCGGCATGATCGGTTGGACAATTGCTTGGCGAACGGGCATGTGGGCGCCAGCTCCCATGGAGAACACCAAGCCCGTCGACATGGCCACCAGCGGTGCCGTGCTGGGATACTTCAGCGCAGTCTGCTATCTCGGGTGAGTTGACATTTGTCGAAGCTCTGGAGCTATGTAGTGGATTACTTGTCCGCTGACAATGAATGCAGAGCGAGATTACCCCAGATCTACAAGAACTATCGAGACCAGTCGTGCGAAGGTATGTCGAATGCGCCCGACTCCTACATTCAAAGTCCATGTCTCACAGCTTTCTCAAGGCCTTTcacttctcttcttcatcctgtCTCTCCTGGGTAACCTCACCTACGGCGCCGGAGTAAGCATACCCCTTTAGCCTCACGCACAAGCATCAATGAAAGCTGACACAAAATTCCAGATCCTCTGCCATTCAACCGAGCGCGAGTACGTGATCACCAACCTGCCCTGGCTCATTGGCTCATTGGGTACCATGGCCGAGGATGTCGCCATTTTCATCCAGTTCCGCATGTACGCGGTCCAGGACTCTGAAGCGATGATCACTTCATGAGTGGGATTTTGTAAAACGCCCATGATCCAAAAAGAaccccttcccccctttgaACGACGGAATGACTGCCCTTGATCGATGAACCACTCGCACCGATCaacatgaaaagaaaaaaaggttgcCTTACAGTTGGCGTTTCTGATTATACAAACAGGAGCCCTTCCAACTCCCATTACCTCACTCGGAGAATTTGTTGAAAGCACTCACAGATGCACCCCAACACGCCCCGTTGCTGCCACGAAAACCAATCGATGTTCGAAAATACGCTTgtcccttctttttttgtcgactcttctttttccttcccccccccccccctctgcgCGCTTTTCCATTTCTGTTTTGACTGTTTGCTGTCTCTTTTATTCTTTTGATTTGTAATTTTGCCCTTCGCAGATCATTTGGTCGTGTCGAATTTCCAGTCTGCGTAGCGTGGTCGATTCTTGCTGAACGAGCGATGCATTTTTACTGTATGTATATCACTTTCGAGTTACATGCTGCGTTGGtgcaggaaaagaaaatggtcTATATCAAATCGACGAAGCACCTACATATATCAACACTGAAATCAATTCATGTGGCTAAAATGATAGTTCCGTCCGCATGACATTTGATTCCGGGCTCATCGAGATATAACTTCCATTGTGATTCGGGCAGTGAACAGTGGGCCGTGATATACTGAGCACAGCTGCAAGCCAGAGCTtagcaccagcaccagcaccagcaccagcaccagcaccagcactGAAATAGAGCGATTCCAGGACAGGAGATACTGAGCATGTATCATCGCTCTGGGGAGTACTTGTTGCCTGGGTCTACTTGAACCCGTTGCTCTGTTCATACTCAATCCTACGGGTTACCCTAGAGGGCTCTCACAGAAAAGCAGGGGAATCATGCAGTCAAGGTCACATTCTGCTCGCATGGGAGATAGCATGAACAGAAGAGACGATCTAGTTGCGGGGGATGGCACGTGGAAGATCCCCGCGTGCATCTCTACTCGCTAGGCCAGACTTGATTCTGGACTGGAAATAGCCAGATAGAAAAGTTGTGCCAAACGTCTTTGTCTTCAATTCCCCTATAATCCTGGAAGCAACGATAGTTTCGGCATCAGATCGGCAACCGACCGGGTCCAGCCCCGTCCCTCTGCGGATCAGGGCAGGCCCGAGCACCCAGTCTCCATTGAATGTCCATGTCCGTTTGAATCTTTTgctattttcttttttatcttcCCCGTGATTTAGGTCTTCGTAGTAGGGGTCGTGGAGTATCGAGTACAAGAGAGAATCGTCGAGGGAGCCATATGGCAGAGGCGGAATAAGAGGTGAGGGAAAGAGCAAAAAGGAAACGACTTTAAATTCGGGATCGTTAAAGCGCTTAGTCGAAGAGACCGAATCCCATGTCGTCGTCggactcctccttctctgtTCGGGGATTAGCGACTGCATACTGATGAGCACAGAATTGATCGTGGTGAAActcaccctcctccttcttctcctcagcggcggcggcagcgggGGCAGCAGCGTCACCACCAGCAGCGGGGCCAGCGGAGGCAGCGGGGCCAGCAGAGCCGACGTTGGTCAGGAGGTCCTTGACATCCTTGCCCTCGAGAGCCTGGTGAATTGAGTTTTGTGTGAGTGATTTATTTCGGAGAAGCGCGCGCTCAGAACGTGGGTTCCGAGGTCCGCGCGGGCGCGGGTTCATGTTGAACTGGATCACGAATTTACCTTGGCGAAGATGGAGGCCCAGATGGGCTCAACCTCCTGGATCTTGGCGGCAGACAGGATGGTCTGGATCTTGTCGGCCTAGAGACAAAAGTATTCAGTCAGTCGCAAGTTCCCCCATCAATTTCTCGGATGCGCGATCATGATCCAAATTTGGAATGTTGGTCGTTTTCCCGCTGCGGTTATAGCTTCGCCGGAAAATAGACAAGCGAATTGCGCAAACGAAATATCGGCCTCATTCAACGTATATCGGGCTGGTTGGGTTGTGGATTTTTGGGAGCACGTACAGTGATCTCAATGCCGTCGTCGGCAAGGATCAGAGCGGCGTAGGAGACAGCGAGCTCGGCGGTAGACATTTTGTCGACGGGGTGATGTTGACCGGACTGGGtgtcttgaagatgaagagaggaaggagaggagggaagaagtGTATCGTCAAAGGCCTATCCGAACAGGGTAACCGGCCCAGCGGTGTGTGGGAAAAAGCCCTCGCTTAGGGCTTTGCCAAACAGGGATTAGTCTGTAGCCGCTCCCCGTGACTGAAGACTGGTCCCGCCTTAGGCCCGTTTCGGCCTGAAGCGGTCATTGATGACATAATCATGGGGTGCCGCAGCTGTCCGGTCACTGGACCTGCACCGTGCTGCAGCCCGCGCCCGTGTCGCTGGGCGGGCGGTAGAATGGATATCAATATCGATCCCCAACTGACATCACAACGTGTGGGGTCACCACCGATAATCTTCCGCAATCTTCTCCTCAGTCCAAGTGCACACCTTGATTCGCACCCTTAAACCGCAAATCCGAACAACTTCAAAGGTCTTCTCATAGTGCTCGCATCCTCAGTCTCGGCCTGAGCTATGGAATCCCCCGCAGTCACAGCCCCGCTAGATCCGCGAGAGCAGCCCATTCTGGAGCGCTTGCTTCGGACTCGGGATGCCCTCCTGCTGCTGAAACAAGACAAGTCGTCCTACATCAAGTCTCGTGACGTTCTTCCTCTATATGAAGAAGTCGTCGGAGAAGTCGACAAGCTCAATGCTGCTCGTAGAGAGACAGACCGCCGCTTGAATCACAACCGATGTATGGAAGAGAAGTGTTGCGCTCTGGTTGGTCGACATGTTACTGACTACTGCTTGGTCTTCAGTGGACTATGTCCTGGATGATTGCTTTCAGTTGATCTcgcttctcttcctgacCGTGGGTAGGAACAATGAAGCTCCAGCAGTGTGAGTGGCCAATGAATCTCCAACGACCTTATTTCGAAGCTCACGCATCGCTCAGGTACTCGCTGGCGGCTACGATTCAGGTATCATCTGGAGACCTTTAATTTGGACTTCCATACTCTATCAAATATTTTCTGACTCTTTTCATTTGCTCAGCGCCTCCTTGATCACCTCGAAGAAGCTGGATTTTACAGCTCCAAGGACTTGAAATCGATCACAAAGACTCTCGAATCGATGCGAGAGACACTAGACCGGGGCCGCGATACTTATTCGCCAGCTCTTCTCACGCTTCTCGAAAGTCGAATGGATCACTGCAAGATTTCATTGGAGAAATTAGAGGACGGTCTTCGAGTGCTTGACCCGGCACTCGTCCAAACACACGAGACCCTGGTGTCCATTCTACGCTCCACATCTGCTGTGAATACGCGTTCAAAGGTTCGTCTACAAGTATGCTCATTTTCAAATAATTAAGGACTAACGTGTCTTTTTACCGAGTAGTTCTCAGCTACAGAAGTGAATAATCTTCGGGAGCAACTGAAGAAAATTGAAAGCACATTGAAGGACGGCAAATTCGTGGATgccgagggcaagatctTGGCTGGATCAGACAATCTGAAATACTTGATGGAGCGGTGCTGGCGATGGACCGAAATAGTCCTCGAACGGTAAGCCTCATCCCGCTAATACGTTTCTCAGGGATCACGGCTAACTCGATACAGCGAGGGCAAAATTGATGAGCGCTTCCAGGATCAATATGACCGCCTTCTTGAGATCCGCAACCAGCTCGATCGCCTCTCTGTCACCCAGGCTTGGTCCCTTCGCGAAACGGACTTGTTCGGGTATCAGCGCAAGCTGGATCGCATTGACGAGGCTCGGGTAAATGGAAACTTTGTCGATGCTGAAGGACAACCGGCAGATCTCCATGCTCAACGCGTAAGCTTTCTTCTGGAGGACCCTATTTGGATGAGTTTCGTTGACATTTCTCCAGACGTTGCTTTACTTGATCCGACGCAGCTATGCATACATCTACGCTCTGTTGATCTCTTCTGAACCCGTTTCCGAGGCTCTCTTGCCCGTGTACAACCAGTTGCAGACTCTTCGCAGATGTCTTATTGAAGTTAAGGAATCTGGAGGCGTGTCCAACTCGCGGGAGCTCTACCCATACAGTATGAAGGTATGGATTCATGTTTCATGTCTGCCCGGGAACAAGTTCACATTGCCACGAATGCTAACGGACATAGCTTAATTCGATTGACAACATGCGTGTCGATGGTAAATTCTACATCGGCCCTGACATTCCCGAGGGTCAAGGAAGCGTCAACTCCCTCTTGGCCGAATGCTACGACCTTGTCTGGGAACTCCGGGCGGCTGTCACCGATGAGGACAACCAGTCATAGCTCGATGTCTGTGCTGATCCCCAACAGCTCCATTGAATTCAGCCTGTTTATTGGCACCGCCCTGATGAGGTCATCTCCTCCGGCGAATGGCCTCGGTTCCTTtgagatttcttctgtaCCTATTCATTCTTATTCTTCACTTCTAAATGGTACTATGTATTGATGACTTTGGGGCGTTTACTTGGAGGATTTGGTGAGATCGAATTGGGATTCCAGCATTGAACGGGGGTGGAAAggctttgctcttctttgtttcttgtttGATTTTTCGGTTGTATTGCTGGGAATATCGGTTCTTTGATGGATTTATGAGAATGCTTGCCCTCAAAAAATTGACATTCCTACTCTTGGATTTTCAGATTCTTTTCCAGGAAGTTGCCTCATCGGCCCAGTAATCCTCGGCCTCCAGTCTCTGAAAGCGCAACATACGGAGCAACCGCAGTTCTTGTTCAAGACGCAATATGTTGCGCGTAACACAATCTCCATCCCCAGGCTATAGATTCTAGTAGACATGTATAGATTGATACCCGTTCAAGTTTGTGGTGGTCAAAGTCACTTCCCCACACTCTTGGCAATCCCGGTATCGGCGAAAGGGCGGTCCAATCATTCGGCCCGCAAATGACAAGAGTCGAGTCATCGACCATGCCTTTAACTTTCTTAGCCTCCCtgtcccttttcttttcatcttcccAACTCATCTTTGCCTTCGAGAATGGTGAGTCAGCTGTTTTGGAAGCAGGCCGCCGCCTCTCACCGGGTAAGTCACTACATCAGAATGAACAGGCATCTCATCAATGGCCGATGGGAGGATGAAAGACTGACTCATCCGGCAAATAGCAGGTGGCTGCGCGCCTATCTCCGCAACGGCTCTATCGTGGCCTGGCCACCGAAGCTGCCTCGACGCGCATGCCCCCATATGCAAAGATTGTCCGCAACCTTGAATTGGTTCGCAAGGTGTTGGGATCGGATCGCTCGCTCACTCTCGCCGAAAAGATCCTTTACGCTCACTTGGACAATGTCGAGGAGTCACTACTTTCCGGCACAAACAACGGTCGCGACATCCGAGGCAAGGCCAACCTGAAGTTGAAGCCGGATCGTGTGGCCATGCAGGATGCTTCGGCCCAGATGGCTTTGCTGCAATTTATGTCCTGTGGCTTGCCCTCAACTGCTGTTCCAGCCAGTATTCATTGCGATCACATGATCGTTGGGGAACGTGGCGCGGACACAGATCTTCCGGCCTCTATTCAGGGCAATGCCGAGGTCTTTGACTTCCTCGAGAGTGCAGCCAAACGATATGGTATTGAGTTCTGGCCCCCTGGTGCCGGTATCATTCACCAGAGTGTACTTGAAAACTATGCTGCCCCTGGTCTGATGATGCTCGGCACCGACAGTCACACTCCCAATGCAGGTGGTCTCGGTGCCATTGCCATTGGTGTTGGCGGTGCAGATGCTGTTGACGCACTTGTCGATGCTCCTTGGGAATTGAAGGCTCCCAAGATTCTGGGCGTTCGGCTGGAGGGCCAGCTGAGTGGCTGGGCCTCTCCAAAGGATATCATTCTGCATTTGGCGGGTAAGCTGACTGTTCGTGGCGGTACTGGTTTCGTGATTGAGTATCATGGTCCGGGTGTGGAAACCCTCAGCTGCACTGGCATGGCCACCTGTTGCAACATGGGTGCTGAAGTTGGTGCCACCACTTcgcttttccccttctcgcCAAGCATGGTGCCCTACCTTGAAGCCACGCACCGTGGCCATGTCGCCCAGGCTGcagctgagattgctgccTCGGGACCCGGTAACCTTTTGCGAGCTGATGGCAAGGCTGAATACGATCAATTGATCACTATCAACCTCTCTGAGCTTGAACCGCACATCAATGGTCCCTTCACACCTGATCTCTCTGTTCCCCTCTCCAAGTTCGCCGACACCGTgcgggaaaagaaatggcCCGAGACATTCGGTGCCGGTCTCATTGGTAGCTGTACGAACTCCTCGTATGAGGATATGACTCGAGCGGAGGACTTGGTTAAGCAGGCCTCGGCCGCGGGGCTCAAGCCCAAGGCGGACTTCTTCATCACTCCCGGTAGTGAACAGATTCGTGCGACTCTGGACCGTGATCAGACTCTGAACACCTTTTCAGAGGCGGGCGGTGTCGTTCTCGCCAATGCCTGCGGTCCCTGTATTGGACAGTGGAAGCGTACCGATGGCGTTCCCAAGGGTGAAAACAACGCCATTTTCACCTCCTACAACCGCAATTTCCCGGGTCGTAACGATGGAAACCGACAGACCATGAACTTCTTGGCCTCTCCCGAACTCGTCACTGCGCTCGCATACTCTGGCAGCACCACTTTCAACCCAATGACCGACTCTCTTCCCACCCCCAGCGGCGAGACCTTCAAGTTCCAACCCCCCAAGGGCTTTGATCTCCCCAGTGCTGGCTTTGAGGAGGGCAACGCCAAGTTCCTTCCTAGCGCCGCTGTTCCCGATCCTTCCCAGGAGGTCATCGTTTCTCCGACCTCCGACCGTCTGGCGCTTCTGGAGCCTTTCGCCCCATTCCCCAAGAGTGACTTGACCGGTCTGCAGGTCCTTTACAAGGTCAAGGGCCAATGTACCACGGACACCATCTCAGCCGCCGGTCCGTGGCTGAAGTACAAGGGTCACTTGCCCAACATCTCCGCCAACACCCTCATCGGCGCGGTCAATGCCGCCACTGGATGAGAGAGACCAACGTTGCCTACGATGAGAATGGTAAGCCACACTCGATTCCCGAGCTTGCCGAGCAATGGAAGCAGCGCGGCATCGAGTGGCTTGTTATTGCCGAGGACAACTATGGCGAGGGATCTGCCCGTGAACACGCTGCCCTGCAACCTCGATACTTGGGTGGTCGCGTGATTGTCTCCAAGAGCTTCGCCCGTATCCACGAGACCAATCTTAAGAAGCAAGGTGTTGTGCCGTTGACTTTTGCCAACCGTGAGGATTATGATCGTATCGATGCCTGCGACACCGTCGACACCGTTGGTCTCTATGATGTTCTCCAGGCCGGTGGCCAGGGCAAGGTTCAACTTCGCGTCACCAAGAAGGCGACTGGCGAGTCGTTCCTGATCCCCGTGCAGCACACCCTGAGCAAGGAAGGATCAGTCGGCCTTTATCTTGGCTGGCAGTGCGCTGAACTTgctggccaagaaggtcACTGCAGATGGTCAATAGGGTGTCTTGTTgagatttttctttcttttctgtcaGCCCCCCAAAAGTCCCCCTTTCCGCCCAGGAGTTGCTGGAATCAGCTGAAaacaacttttttttttttttttttcagagTACTTCGCCACTTGCGATGTACTAGATCTACCACACAGTTTTCGCATTCATACAAGGAAGGAGATTTAGATTTCATGTTTCATCGTTTTTTTGGCTTGGCTAGATGATATCCAATGTGATTGTTCATTTTACACTACCAGGTCTTCGTTTGAGACTAATAGTAATAGCTTTGTTCCTCTAGTTGAGAATAGTAAAATCTGAGATTCAGCTGTAGTCAGCTG includes:
- a CDS encoding 60S acidic ribosomal protein P1, with product MSTAELAVSYAALILADDGIEITADKIQTILSAAKIQEVEPIWASIFAKALEGKDVKDLLTNVGSAGPAASAGPAAGGDAAAPAAAAAEEKKEEEKEESDDDMGFGLFD
- a CDS encoding putative aconitate hydratase — protein: MVSQLFWKQAAASHRQVAARLSPQRLYRGLATEAASTRMPPYAKIVRNLELVRKVLGSDRSLTLAEKILYAHLDNVEESLLSGTNNGRDIRGKANLKLKPDRVAMQDASAQMALLQFMSCGLPSTAVPASIHCDHMIVGERGADTDLPASIQGNAEVFDFLESAAKRYGIEFWPPGAGIIHQSVLENYAAPGLMMLGTDSHTPNAGGLGAIAIGVGGADAVDALVDAPWELKAPKILGVRLEGQLSGWASPKDIILHLAGKLTVRGGTGFVIEYHGPGVETLSCTGMATCCNMGAEVGATTSLFPFSPSMVPYLEATHRGHVAQAAAEIAASGPGNLLRADGKAEYDQLITINLSELEPHINGPFTPDLSVPLSKFADTVREKKWPETFGAGLIGSCTNSSYEDMTRAEDLVKQASAAGLKPKADFFITPGSEQIRATLDRDQTLNTFSEAGGVVLANACGPCIGQWKRTDGVPKGENNAIFTSYNRNFPGRNDGNRQTMNFLASPELVTALAYSGSTTFNPMTDSLPTPSGETFKFQPPKGFDLPSAGFEEGNAKFLPSAAVPDPSQEVIVSPTSDRLALLEPFAPFPKSDLTGLQVLYKVKGQCTTDTISAAGPWLKYKGHLPNISANTLIGAPHSIPELAEQWKQRGIEWLVIAEDNYGEGSAREHAALQPRYLGGRVIVSKSFARIHETNLKKQGVVPLTFANREDYDRIDACDTVDTVGLYDVLQAGGQGKVQLRVTKKATGESFLIPVQHTLSKEGSVGLYLGWQGIGNLILSELRKNRDKAKSVHFFSSSGGNAGLAAVHAARDMGCPCTVVVPHSTKPMMIAKLRDAGASDVIQHGASWYEADSYLRREFIDNQIDECVSGSENTHVGLRDSVNVYVPPFDHPLIWEGAASMIDEMVGQLPPREPGEEESATFPADVVVCSIGGGGLFNGVIEGIGKNLQKFPVWGSNVATRKKVCVLAVETKGADSLAYSLRQGKLSSLSQITSQATSLGALQVAEKTFANAQSPPEGIEVISVVGSDAEAARGSLRLADETRLQVELACGIGLEVAIGQRLEEAIPDLKPETRVVVIVCGGSNVTSEMLADYRAKLQCGWE
- a CDS encoding UPF0662 protein, encoding MESPAVTAPLDPREQPILERLLRTRDALLLLKQDKSSYIKSRDVLPLYEEVVGEVDKLNAARRETDRRLNHNRLDYVLDDCFQLISLLFLTVGRNNEAPAVYSLAATIQRLLDHLEEAGFYSSKDLKSITKTLESMRETLDRGRDTYSPALLTLLESRMDHCKISLEKLEDGLRVLDPALVQTHETLVSILRSTSAVNTRSKFSATEVNNLREQLKKIESTLKDGKFVDAEGKILAGSDNLKYLMERCWRWTEIVLEREGKIDERFQDQYDRLLEIRNQLDRLSVTQAWSLRETDLFGYQRKLDRIDEARVNGNFVDAEGQPADLHAQRTLLYLIRRSYAYIYALLISSEPVSEALLPVYNQLQTLRRCLIEVKESGGVSNSRELYPYSMKLNSIDNMRVDGKFYIGPDIPEGQGSVNSLLAECYDLVWELRAAVTDEDNQS